The Sinorhizobium fredii USDA 257 region TATCGTCTGCGGCCCCCAACCGGGCCAACATATCCGCGAGTTCCTCGGCGAAGCACTCGTCTTCGCGATGCTCGTGCCTTAGGCAATCCAGCATAGTTGGCACTGACGGATCACTGCCAAAGCACTTCTCGGCCCACGCGAAAACGACCTGCTCCTCCGTCACATGGAGGTGTCGTAGGATCGAGCCGAGCGTCTCAGTCGCATAGGCGCACATCTTGCGGTCGAGCTGATCTGGGAGGCTGTCCGCGATTGCCTCGAGGCTGTCGCAGAGCGCCAATAGGTCAATGTGACCTCTTGCAAGCCGGGCAAGCCGAGCGGCGAGCTCTTCCGGAACTGGAGACCGTTCACGCGGGGGTGCAAGCCCGATGATCCTGGCGATCATGCGCCCTGGTCCTTTCCAGCATTTCTTCACGGCATGCAAGGATGCGACCGCACGCAGTGCTTGACGTTGATCTCTATCAACGTCAGCGGCGATTTCGTTAGGACACTCCTGAGGACCGAATGGGACGGGACACAGACAAGCGCTTGGACTCGGTTGCCGAAGCACGCGGCATACGTTGTTCGCCGCAGTTCAGCAATCGGTATGCCCCTCCGGCTGTTTGCGCAGGCACAAAGACGGGCAGGTTCTACTTCGGCACAAACGACGAATGAGGATGCCGCGATCAGGAGAGGCAAACTTGGGCCCGTCGCTTGGCGACTGGAGCAAGCTCTTGACGATCTTGGCAAGCAAAACCAAGCAAGGACCAGCACATGACCGAAATTAGCCTCGACAACACAGTGGCGGCAATCGCAGCAGAGCTGCCCGGAGCCGCGGAACTCTTTCGCCGCCATGACATCAGCTTCTGTTGCGGTGGCCACGTTCGCCTTTCCGAAGCCGCCGTCAAGGCGGGTCTGGCTCCGTCTGCACTTGTTTCCGAATTGAAGGCACTCGAACAGGCGGCAAAACGGGATGCGCCCGAAGAGACGTCCGACCTCATCGGCCATATTCTCGACAGGTACCACCAGACACACCGCGCAGAACTCGCCTGGCTCATTCCGCTCGCCCAGAAGGTGGAGCGGGTACACGGCGACCACCCCTCGGCGCCGATCGGACTCTCCCAGGTACTGGAGCGACTGCGGGACGAACTCGAGAGCCATATGATGAAGGAAGAGCAAGTTCTTTTTCCGATGATGCGGCGCGGCGGGAGTCCAGCAATCGCGCATCCGATCGCGCAGATGCGGGACGATCACGAGGAGGAGGTGGAGCATCTCCGTACGCTCGAACACGTGACCCACGGCCTTTCGCTGCCGCAGGGCGCGTGCGGCTCATGGACAGCGCTCTACACGGGGCTGCGCAAGTTCACCGACGATCTGGTGACGCACATGCATCTTGAGAACGCAGTGCTGTTCCCACGCTTCGAAGCTCAATCCCCGGCGGCCAGTTGACGACAGCCGTTCCGCTTTGGAAATGCCTCTGGGAGGCGCCATACCGCCCTCTGTTCCTGCTAGCGGGGCTCTGGGCGCTTATCGTACCCATCGTGTGGCTTCTCCCGGATGAGACCTCGCCGGAGAGAATTTCTTGGCATAGCCGCGAGCTTCTGTTCGGCATGGCCGGTGCAGCGGCAGGGGGATACCTCCTGACTGCCCTGCCAGCCTGGACGAAGAGGGGGCCCGTCCCCCCGGTGGTCAGCGTAGTCGCCACATGCCTCTGGTGCGCCGCCCGCGTGGCGGCGGCTCTCCCCGAGCATTTGCCGCCCGCTGCTGCCGCGATCGGGGCCTCGGCCTATTTCGTGTTCTTGACTGCAGTACTGGCGAGCGGCGTGGTATCCTCAAAGTCCTGGAGCCGCTCCTGGGCGCCGCTCGGCACGGCCGTGCTTGCCATAAGCGCCTTGCTCTTAGTTGCAAATCGCCCGATCCCGCCGAACGCCACACCGCTGCTATTCATGCTCTTGATCGTCCTCATAGGTGGGCGCGCCGTGCCTGCCTTCACACGGCGCTGGCTGGACCGGATTGGGGCAGGGCAGTTCTTCTTCGATCGTCCACATCTGTCGTGGCTGTCGGTGTCGGGAATCTTTGCCGCTATCTACCTCGATGGCGCCGGCCATCACACCTCGTCTGGAATCCTGTTGCTGTTTTCGGCAGCTCTGCTGCTATTGCAAATGAAGGGATGGCAAAGCCTCAGGACCTGCCGTTACCCGGCGTTGTTCATGCTGCACGTCGCCTTCGGTTGGACACCGACGGCGCTCGTCCTCGGCGGCCTTTCAGCTATAATTCCAGAACAGGTTCCGCCGGCTGCCGCCACGCATGCGCTGACGATGGGCGCTATGGGAACAATGATCGCAGCCTTTATGATGCGGTCCGCTATGGTTCGCAACGGAGAGAGCCTGGTCATCAACTGGACCATGGCCTGTGCCTTCGCTCTCATATCACTGTCGGCGCTGCTGCGTGTTGGCGGCTGCTGGTGGAGCAATGTGCAATTCAATCCGGTTGCTGGAGCCGTCATCTGCTGGATGGCTGGATGGGCGTTCTTCATTTCGGCCTATTTTCCGGCTTTGAAGCGTCCGGTTCCCAGACCGGTTTTGAGCGCCGCAATCGCGACTCGGTCGAGCCTCGCGGCGGTCACCAGCAAGCCCCTTGAGGTCGATATTCGCGGGGGGCCGTTCGTTCAGGCCAACTGCGTGAAGCAAACCCCGCAAGGAAGGAAACCATGATCGTAGAGCGATCTCGGGACGGAGATTTGATACTGGACCCCGCCGAACTGGCCAATCGCTTCGGTGTCTCCGCGGACGACTTGCGTCAGTACCAGAGGAAGGGGCTGGTGACTTGCATGGTCGAGCGCGGCGAGGGGGAGGATGCTGGAACTTGCCGCTTGAGCGTGAAGTTTGGAAATCGCATATGGCGCGTGATCCTGAACTGCGAAGATAGGGTTGTTAGCGAAGAGATGACCTTCTGCCGCATGAACCGGCAGACCGCGCGATCGCAGCAATACCGCACCGGTGAACCGTCACCTCGGCAGCGTTAAGGGGCGCGAGACTGGCTCTCTCATGCGCCCCATCTGCGAGAGAGATTGTTGTCGGACTCTGTTTGTGCGCTTTAGCTCCGTCGTTCCCCACCCGATAAAAAAAGAGGTCGCGAATATCGGATTTCTAGCTCGAGAACGGGGGCGCATCGCCGAGACTAGACCCGTCTAGGAACAAATTCCGACTCCTAGCGTTGGCCCCCTGCTAAAGGAGAACGACGATGGTGAATCCGGATCTACATGAATCCCACGATCTTATAGCCAGCGACATGGTGGAGGGCACCACCGTCTACGACATGAGTGGCAACGACGTTGGTTCTATTGAGCGAATCATACTGGAGAAGCGCGGCGGACGCGTTGCCTATGCCGTGATGAGTTTCGGCGGCTTCCTGGGTCTCGGCCATGATCATTACCCGCTGCCATGGCAGAAGCTCGACTACAATACCACTCTTGGGGGCTTCCAGGTCGACATTACCAGGGACCAGCTTGAAGGTGCGCCGAAGTATCCGGCGGAGCAGGACTTCGACTGGAGTTCAGAGAGCGGTCGCCGTGTCTATGACTATTACGGCATTCCGCCCTACTGGGTTTGATCGGCGTCGTCCAGAGAGCTCGCCACAAGGCACTGGTATGGGCGACCAGTTCAAGTGGCTGCATGGCGTTTGAACACGACGTCGAGAACAAAGGCGAGGGGCACCGAAAGGGCACCTTGGTGTAAGCGCACACCTCAGCCAATCCGGCCGAAGCGCGCGTGGGCACCTGACGTGGACACCAAATCGACTCCAAGATCAGAGTGGCGCTCGCATACGCCGCGGATTGCCGCCCCCTTCATCAGGCTGAAGGCCGTCGAGAACGCGTCCCCCGCCGCCGCAGTCGGGGCCACGACGCTCACCCGCCGGTAGAGCCGGGGCGCTTCCCCGCTCAGCGGGTCGAGAATGTGACCGAAGCGGGCGGAGTCTCCGAAGTGGAAGCCATCCGGACTCGAGGTGGCGACCGCTCTGTTGACGAGGTTCAGAATGCTGTCCGGCGCGCCGGCATCTTCACTCGCTGCCAGCCCGATCCGCCATGGCCCACCGTCCTCTCGCGATCCGATAGCGCGTGCTTCCCCCATGCTGACGAGGCTGTTTGCAACGCCCGCGTCCTTAAGCAGATCGACGATCCGGTCGGTGATGTAGCCTTGCGCGACGCCGTTGAGCGTCAACGCCATTCCCGGTCGGGCAAATACGACGCGATCGCGATCGAACCTAAGCTTGTCGAAGCCGACGCCGGATAATGCGCGACGCTTCTCGTCCTCGGACGGCCCTGCGGGATTGGCATCCGCCGCCGAAAAATGCTGGGCATAGAGGATCCAAAGGGGCTGGACGGTCGGATCGAAGGCGCCGTCCGTCGCCTCCCATGCGTCGCGGCTTGCACCCAGCAGGCTCACCAGATCCGCCGGGGGAGCGGCAATCGCTCCAGTGCGGTTCAGCTCGGAGAGGGCGGAATCGGGCCGGTACAGACTGAATATCCTCTCGAGCCGCGATACCTCGGCAACGACGCGCTCTATCAGCCGCGCTGCTTTGGCCTTGTCGTCGAGGTTCAGGATCAATGTCGCCGGCGCACCCAGGGCACGGCCGTTCCAGGTGATTGCGGTCGTTGCAGCTTCTGCACGGCCGCCATGGCCCAGCAGAGGGAGCCCGGCCGCAGCAGCCATGATGCAGATCGCCCTCCGGCGAGAAATCGCGCTACCCATGGGGGCCTCCTTTCTCCTCGTGTTCGATTTGCAAGTTCGCGTCTTGCTGTTCGCTCCCGGTCCCTAGCACGTATTCCGTGGGCACCTCTGCAAACCGCTTCACCTGGCCCCCGTTCTTCGCAGCGAACTCACGCGCGGCGCCATCGCTAGAGAACGGCACCGCTTCCTCCGAGCCCATGCCGCCTTTGACGGTGCTGCCGACGACGTAGAAGGCCTTTCTTGCATCGATCCAGTTCTCGGCGCCCGGCTCCTCCCAGCTCGGCGCCGTGCCCATGTCCGACACGTAGATGGCGGCGATATCCTTCGGCTCCTCCGGCAGCATGGTGAAGGCGATGGTGTCGCGCGCCGACGAGAACCAGATCGGTTCCGGGATGTCCACCAGAATCACCTGGCCCTTCGGCCCCGGATGCTCGAGGACGTTCATACCGCAATAGCGCCCCATCGCGTCGGTCGTGAGCGAATAGGGAGCCGGCATTTTCGCCTCCTGATCCTTTTCGCAAGCAGCGAGGAAAAGCGTTGCGGTCAGTACTGCCGTGACGATTGCCAGCCTCATAATTCCCTCCTGGAGAAGATCAATGTGGCGAATGCCAGCGGCGCAAGCGTCCAAAGGCCGAGGGCTGCAAGCAGAACGGGCGAGGACAGGCCGGTGTGGTCGGCGACTCCGCCCATGGCCGAAAGAGCGCCGGCGCCGCCCGAGCCGAGATTGAGGAGGCGATAGACGTCCGTCGGATTGGCAAGCAGGAGCAGGTTGAGCAGTCCGGCCGGGATGGTCCGCCCCTGGGCGGCTACCAGGCCGCCCAGCAGCGCCATGTCGTAGATCAGGACGAAGAACAGCCATATCCCGATGGCGATGCCGCCGGCGGTGGCGCGTTCGTTGGCAAGCGTGCTGATCAGATAGCCGATCGCGGCAAACACCGCGCCGAGCAGGACCGAGGATGCGATCATCGAAACGAAGGCCTGCCAGCTATCCGGACCGACAGCGCTTCCCGTCGCGACCAGCGCCGCGGCAGCCAGGCCGTAGCCGAAGAGCGTTGCGAAGGCGAGAATCGCCAGATGACCGAGAAACTTCCCGAAGACGACTTCGCGGCGCCCGATCGGGTAGCTGAGCAGAAGCAGCATCGTTCCCCGCTCCATCTCGCCGACGATCGCGTCATGCGACAGTAGGAGCGCAATCAGCGGCACGAGGAAGATGGTGAGGCTCGAAAGGCTGACGATGACCACGTCGAGCTTGTTTACGCCCACGCTGCCCGTCGGCGCGCTGCCGAGGAAGGACAGCGTCAAGGCAAGCGTGGCAAGCAGCAAGGTGGTCGCCAGCACCCATCGGTTGCGCATGCCTTCCTGGATTTCCTTGCCAGCGATGGTGAGAATATTCAGCATTTCGTCACCTGGCCGTTGAGAAAGTGCGCATAGAGGTCGTCCAGCGTCGGCTCCGTGATCGTCAGACCGGCGAGCAGCGCCGCGTCGGCGGTGATGTCATGCAGCAGCGGGATCTTGCGATCGGACGATATCTCCGCATCAAGGCTCCCGTCCGGGGCGGGAGACCAGTTCATGCCACCATTGAGCCATGCAGGCGCTGCGTTGGCGTGCGAGAGCTTGACGCTGATGCGCGTCGGCATACGGGCGACGTGCCGCAGCTCCTCGAGCGTGCCGTCGGCGATCTTCAAGCCCTTGTTGACGATGATGACGCGGTCCGCGCGGCCCTCGAGTTCGGTAAGAGCGTGCGACGAGAGCAGCACCGTAGTGCCCTTGGCCCGCAGTTCCGTGATCAGGTCGTAGAAGTTCCGCCGCAGGGCGGGGTCAAGGCCGCTGGTTGGCTCGTCGAGAAGCAGGACCCGTGGCGTTCCGAGCAGAGCCTGCGCCAGCCCGAGGCGCTGCCGCATGCCCTTGGAATAGGTCCGCACCGGCCGGTTGACAGCTTCCTCGGCCAGCCCGACCCGCTCGAAGAGGGCGTCGGCGGCGGCAACGTCCACCCGCTTCAGCCGCGCGTAGAAGCGCAGGGTTTCGCGCCCCGTCAACGCCATGTTGAAGGAGACGCTTTCCGGCAGGTAGCCGAGACTTTGACGAACTGCAAAATCGCCGGTTGCCGGATCCTCGCCCAGGACGCGCACCGTGCCGGTGGTCGGCCGGATGAGGCCGAGCATTAGCTTGATGAGCGTGGTCTTGCCGGCGCCGTTGTGGCCGACAAGCGCGACGGTTTCAGCTTCGTCGAGCGCAAAGGACAGGTCCCGGATCACGGTCGATTGGCCGTAGCGCTTGCTGACGCCGGCTATCTTGACGGTCTGGGTCATCGCAAGGCTCCCGCGCGGCCGGCCGGCACCATCAGCGGATGGCTGTCGACGACCCCGCCTGGCAGCAATGCAGGGAACTGCGCCTGTGCCCAGCGGATGACCTGGACCGCCGGGCTGGTGGTCAGCAGCTTGGCCTGGGGCGACGTCCACAAGACCCTGTCGATGAGATCGTTCGGCCTGTAGGGGCTGTCGCCGATGCCGTCGCCGTCGAGGTCGAACGCGGGATTGTCGCTCCAGTAGTTTCCCTGCTTCCCGGACGACCAGTCAAGGTGGCGCGTTCCGACGTACTTGACCTGGTTCCGGTTGCTGATGAAGGAGTTGTGGCTGATCAAGTTGCCTTCCGATCCGGCCGTGAAATGAATGCCGATGGCGCAGCCCTCGAACACGTTGTCGTAGAAGCGATTCTTGTTGGCGTTGTAGATGAAGACGCATTTTTCCGGCCCGAGCCGGCCACCCTCCTGGGCAATCGTGTTCTCGCCCGCGGATTGGGGCACCTCGTGCCCGGCGGACCGCGTTCCTGTCGCCCATCGCTCCGGCGGCTGAAGTCGGCCCAGCACCGTGTTTCGACTGATCTCGGAGCTGTTAGCATAGTTCAGGAGAAGACCGTGGTCGCGGTCGCCGTCGGAACGGTTGCCGGTGATCTTCAGCCGGTTGGAATACATGATCGCATAGCCGACCGAATTGCCGGTGGAGACGT contains the following coding sequences:
- a CDS encoding nitrous oxide reductase accessory protein NosL, yielding MRLAIVTAVLTATLFLAACEKDQEAKMPAPYSLTTDAMGRYCGMNVLEHPGPKGQVILVDIPEPIWFSSARDTIAFTMLPEEPKDIAAIYVSDMGTAPSWEEPGAENWIDARKAFYVVGSTVKGGMGSEEAVPFSSDGAAREFAAKNGGQVKRFAEVPTEYVLGTGSEQQDANLQIEHEEKGGPHG
- a CDS encoding ABC transporter permease — translated: MLNILTIAGKEIQEGMRNRWVLATTLLLATLALTLSFLGSAPTGSVGVNKLDVVIVSLSSLTIFLVPLIALLLSHDAIVGEMERGTMLLLLSYPIGRREVVFGKFLGHLAILAFATLFGYGLAAAALVATGSAVGPDSWQAFVSMIASSVLLGAVFAAIGYLISTLANERATAGGIAIGIWLFFVLIYDMALLGGLVAAQGRTIPAGLLNLLLLANPTDVYRLLNLGSGGAGALSAMGGVADHTGLSSPVLLAALGLWTLAPLAFATLIFSRREL
- a CDS encoding ABC transporter ATP-binding protein encodes the protein MTQTVKIAGVSKRYGQSTVIRDLSFALDEAETVALVGHNGAGKTTLIKLMLGLIRPTTGTVRVLGEDPATGDFAVRQSLGYLPESVSFNMALTGRETLRFYARLKRVDVAAADALFERVGLAEEAVNRPVRTYSKGMRQRLGLAQALLGTPRVLLLDEPTSGLDPALRRNFYDLITELRAKGTTVLLSSHALTELEGRADRVIIVNKGLKIADGTLEELRHVARMPTRISVKLSHANAAPAWLNGGMNWSPAPDGSLDAEISSDRKIPLLHDITADAALLAGLTITEPTLDDLYAHFLNGQVTKC
- a CDS encoding NnrS family protein, which translates into the protein MTTAVPLWKCLWEAPYRPLFLLAGLWALIVPIVWLLPDETSPERISWHSRELLFGMAGAAAGGYLLTALPAWTKRGPVPPVVSVVATCLWCAARVAAALPEHLPPAAAAIGASAYFVFLTAVLASGVVSSKSWSRSWAPLGTAVLAISALLLVANRPIPPNATPLLFMLLIVLIGGRAVPAFTRRWLDRIGAGQFFFDRPHLSWLSVSGIFAAIYLDGAGHHTSSGILLLFSAALLLLQMKGWQSLRTCRYPALFMLHVAFGWTPTALVLGGLSAIIPEQVPPAAATHALTMGAMGTMIAAFMMRSAMVRNGESLVINWTMACAFALISLSALLRVGGCWWSNVQFNPVAGAVICWMAGWAFFISAYFPALKRPVPRPVLSAAIATRSSLAAVTSKPLEVDIRGGPFVQANCVKQTPQGRKP
- a CDS encoding PRC-barrel domain-containing protein; translation: MVNPDLHESHDLIASDMVEGTTVYDMSGNDVGSIERIILEKRGGRVAYAVMSFGGFLGLGHDHYPLPWQKLDYNTTLGGFQVDITRDQLEGAPKYPAEQDFDWSSESGRRVYDYYGIPPYWV
- a CDS encoding nitrous oxide reductase family maturation protein NosD, whose protein sequence is MAAFMAALPATASAESRSITPAESPLQAVIDAAAPGDVITLQAGEYEGPVTISKALSLRGQDGAAIVGSGKGSVVTITAEGVSVRGVRVSGSGIDLAKLDSGIFAAKTAKRAVIEGNTVSGNLFGIYIHGAADSVVRGNRILGMMEGRLSESGNGVTIWNAPGSKVLDNDISYGRDGIATMASKRNVFSGNRFRYLRFAIHYMYTNDSEISDNVSTGNSVGYAIMYSNRLKITGNRSDGDRDHGLLLNYANSSEISRNTVLGRLQPPERWATGTRSAGHEVPQSAGENTIAQEGGRLGPEKCVFIYNANKNRFYDNVFEGCAIGIHFTAGSEGNLISHNSFISNRNQVKYVGTRHLDWSSGKQGNYWSDNPAFDLDGDGIGDSPYRPNDLIDRVLWTSPQAKLLTTSPAVQVIRWAQAQFPALLPGGVVDSHPLMVPAGRAGALR
- a CDS encoding hemerythrin domain-containing protein; amino-acid sequence: MIARIIGLAPPRERSPVPEELAARLARLARGHIDLLALCDSLEAIADSLPDQLDRKMCAYATETLGSILRHLHVTEEQVVFAWAEKCFGSDPSVPTMLDCLRHEHREDECFAEELADMLARLGAADDSVNPETAGYMLRGFFTNPAGMFASNRSACAA
- a CDS encoding DUF6522 family protein, which gives rise to MIVERSRDGDLILDPAELANRFGVSADDLRQYQRKGLVTCMVERGEGEDAGTCRLSVKFGNRIWRVILNCEDRVVSEEMTFCRMNRQTARSQQYRTGEPSPRQR
- the ric gene encoding iron-sulfur cluster repair di-iron protein, translating into MTEISLDNTVAAIAAELPGAAELFRRHDISFCCGGHVRLSEAAVKAGLAPSALVSELKALEQAAKRDAPEETSDLIGHILDRYHQTHRAELAWLIPLAQKVERVHGDHPSAPIGLSQVLERLRDELESHMMKEEQVLFPMMRRGGSPAIAHPIAQMRDDHEEEVEHLRTLEHVTHGLSLPQGACGSWTALYTGLRKFTDDLVTHMHLENAVLFPRFEAQSPAAS
- a CDS encoding FAD:protein FMN transferase — encoded protein: MGSAISRRRAICIMAAAAGLPLLGHGGRAEAATTAITWNGRALGAPATLILNLDDKAKAARLIERVVAEVSRLERIFSLYRPDSALSELNRTGAIAAPPADLVSLLGASRDAWEATDGAFDPTVQPLWILYAQHFSAADANPAGPSEDEKRRALSGVGFDKLRFDRDRVVFARPGMALTLNGVAQGYITDRIVDLLKDAGVANSLVSMGEARAIGSREDGGPWRIGLAASEDAGAPDSILNLVNRAVATSSPDGFHFGDSARFGHILDPLSGEAPRLYRRVSVVAPTAAAGDAFSTAFSLMKGAAIRGVCERHSDLGVDLVSTSGAHARFGRIG